The following are encoded together in the Kribbella sp. CA-293567 genome:
- a CDS encoding alpha/beta hydrolase, which yields MKFRTLAVALGISIALLAIPGSGATASSQSGIERAQTGPNKVANRYLEQRPVWKQCGDPEYRTYCAKITAPRDWSNQYSGNDIELAVSKVTPAGKAKPGRVVFGNPGGPGGAGLGMAPYLASQPGIGKNHLFVGFDPRGTGDSSNVTCAGAPGFTMDARDRDSANLDLIAAAAGLTKPYCERQSRGLLPYVNTAQTVQDIDLIRQLLGYDKIDWVGYSGGTWLGAYYQTYFPAHVGRFVLDSNTDFTRPWTDTFLAQPEAFERRFREDFATWAARYDGVLKLGASPRLVIRTYERLRRELKRQPAVEEFLDGSVKITYDQNALDQIVASDMYTKADFQSLALDLAFLRELSAAQTRGGPKAAQRKVDALPLARQHELVRRATRGPVGLPPVGRPAIGTAFADDAENATFTAVTCNDTPWPQGREYGDQLAARLGPKYPLLGWGMNENPCLYWDRPDLQLPTPTGKGLPTTLMVQSVNDPATNVSLATSAHRRYAGSRLLTITGEGDHGIYGGVNKCADKIVNTFLATGVAPAKDLSCKGEGIPAAITNHSDEDGAGAPLNRIAGFTKAVSGYLH from the coding sequence ATGAAGTTCCGTACCCTGGCCGTCGCCCTGGGTATCAGTATCGCCCTGCTGGCCATTCCGGGCTCCGGGGCGACCGCCTCATCGCAGTCGGGAATAGAGCGCGCGCAGACCGGTCCCAACAAGGTGGCCAACCGGTATCTCGAGCAGCGACCTGTGTGGAAGCAGTGCGGGGACCCGGAGTACCGGACGTACTGCGCCAAGATCACCGCGCCGCGCGACTGGTCCAACCAGTACTCCGGCAACGACATCGAACTGGCGGTCAGCAAGGTCACGCCGGCCGGGAAGGCGAAGCCGGGCCGCGTTGTCTTCGGCAACCCCGGCGGACCGGGTGGTGCGGGTCTCGGCATGGCGCCGTACCTGGCGAGCCAGCCGGGCATCGGCAAGAACCACCTCTTCGTCGGGTTCGATCCGCGCGGCACCGGAGACAGCTCGAACGTCACCTGTGCAGGCGCGCCCGGCTTCACGATGGACGCCCGGGACCGGGACAGCGCCAACCTGGATCTCATCGCCGCGGCGGCGGGCCTCACCAAGCCGTACTGCGAACGTCAGTCGCGCGGCCTGCTGCCCTATGTGAACACCGCGCAGACCGTTCAGGACATCGACCTGATCCGTCAGTTGCTCGGCTACGACAAGATCGACTGGGTCGGCTACTCGGGCGGCACTTGGCTCGGCGCCTACTACCAGACCTACTTCCCCGCGCACGTCGGCCGGTTCGTGCTCGACTCGAACACCGACTTCACCCGGCCGTGGACCGACACCTTCCTGGCCCAGCCGGAGGCGTTCGAACGGCGCTTCCGCGAGGACTTCGCGACCTGGGCCGCCAGGTACGACGGCGTCCTGAAGCTCGGCGCGTCGCCACGCTTGGTGATCAGAACCTACGAGCGGCTCCGGCGGGAACTGAAAAGGCAACCGGCCGTCGAGGAGTTCCTGGACGGTTCGGTGAAGATCACCTACGACCAGAACGCGCTGGACCAGATCGTCGCCAGTGATATGTACACCAAGGCCGATTTCCAATCACTCGCGCTTGATCTCGCTTTCCTGCGCGAACTGTCGGCGGCGCAGACCCGCGGCGGACCGAAGGCGGCGCAGCGCAAGGTCGACGCCCTGCCGCTGGCCCGGCAACACGAGCTGGTCCGGCGCGCGACCCGCGGTCCGGTCGGCCTGCCGCCGGTCGGGCGCCCCGCGATCGGTACGGCCTTCGCCGACGACGCCGAGAACGCGACCTTCACCGCGGTCACCTGCAACGACACGCCCTGGCCGCAGGGCCGCGAGTACGGCGATCAGCTCGCCGCCCGGCTCGGTCCGAAGTACCCGCTGCTCGGCTGGGGAATGAACGAAAATCCCTGTCTCTACTGGGATCGCCCGGACCTGCAGTTGCCCACACCGACCGGCAAAGGCTTGCCCACGACGTTGATGGTGCAGTCGGTCAACGACCCCGCCACGAACGTCTCGCTGGCCACCTCCGCCCATCGCCGGTACGCCGGATCCCGGCTGCTCACCATCACCGGTGAAGGCGACCACGGCATCTACGGCGGGGTGAACAAGTGCGCCGACAAGATCGTCAACACCTTCCTTGCCACCGGGGTGGCGCCGGCGAAGGACCTCAGTTGCAAGGGTGAAGGGATTCCGGCCGCCATCACGAATCATTCCGACGAGGACGGCGCCGGCGCGCCCCTGAACCGGATCGCCGGATTCACCAAAGCGGTCTCCGGATACCTGCACTGA